DNA from Malus sylvestris chromosome 11, drMalSylv7.2, whole genome shotgun sequence:
CGGGAAGAATCAAAGTACGGGATTTATTGAATGACCAATAATTTTGTTGAGTTGGAGGCCGAAGTTTGTAGGTTAGGTCCTAACCCATTCCTATGAGAGGCGAATGCAGTACTTGTTCTACATGAGTTTCTTCCCGTGGCTAGAAAAACCTTCTTTTTACAGCTCACTACATAAGTGAACCAAGTCAACAGTCTCCCCCACACCTCTGCAACTAAAACCCTATGCAAACGCAGTTTCAATCTTACTGTTAACATTTTTAGCTAAGCATCTTGGTTGTATTCAAGGTTGAGACTTGTTCGACGCTTCAAAACATACTCCAAAATCACATTTATATGCAGTAACGTCAATTATTTGCTAGTAATCACACTGTTGAAACTTGATCATCTGCGGTTTGAACTAGATTGAAGAAAAACTGACACATGTTTGGGTTACATGATGCAAACGAACAAATGCGGTATATCCTGTATACGGCTACATCATGCTTTAATAGAGATGCAAACAAACTCAACTCAATACTAACAAACAAACTCTTTACACTTGGATTTGGATGATTAAGTTTAAAATGAGGATTAAAATCGTTTTGTCAATGAGGATTTTTATGGAGTGAACGAAATAACATTTTCATGGTGACTTTGATCCTACACAGTTGATTTCCCGACCTATCTTCCTCTAAATTCGCTAAACCATACAATCCTTGAGCAACCAAATTCGACCAGATGCGCTCTGTTAGCACCTTTACAAAGTTCACACAGCAACACAAAACTTCTCAAAACTAGTTGTATAGTTACCAACATGAAGACAACACGACTAATAAGGTTGATTCAACTCCAAGACATCGAAATTCCTTGACCAAAGCACAGAAATTCAAAAACCATACCGACAATCTTGATCGAAAAAACACTTGCAAAGCATCCAGTTTCATGGAAAATGTAACTCTAAGCACTCCAAGAATGCAAATTCTACAAGCACCAATAAGTGAACACAGCTTAACACAGAATCAAGACTCCATTTTCACAATTTACAacaccaaagtttaaaccttttGGCAAAAATCATACGAATTGCCCTTTCAATCACacaaaatatcatctacatacgAAAAAAGCAACAGAGAAACAAAATTCAGCCTACATTGTCCAAATTCGACagcaagaaaacaagaaaagctCCGATTTTTATCAAACACGACAACTATTACATCAAATTTAAGGGgaaaaaacacaaattataGTCATATTATTACTGTACCATGAAAATCGAGAGTTTATGATCACTGTCGGCTACTATCGTAATCGACGACCTCGGAATCCGCGAGCGATCTGGAGTGCTGGACGATGGACCGTCCGATCGAGTTGATCcactcctccttctccttctccgaATCGGCGATGAAGTACATCGTATCATGATTAGTGGTGGAGAGCTCGAAGGCGCAGGGCTTGTGCACCACGTCCTCGGCGCCCTTCACCGTCAGGCACGTGCCGACCGGGATCACGCCGCGCGGCGTCGACGAACGGGTCACGTAACTATCCTTGAACCAGAACAGCTTCCCCTGTTTCAACACGAACCAGCGGCGCCGCCACGTCTTGATGTAATCGCCTTGTTTGGTCAGCCAGGTGGCGCGTTCAGGGTTGGACCAGAACTCGATTCCGGTGTAGTCTTCCGGGCTCGGTTCTTGGCCCGTAGCCGCCCGCCACAGGCCCTCCATTTTTTTACTTGGGCGGCGCGTGAGGTGGGTTTGTGTGGGCAGAGTTGAGGTTTTGGTCGGAAGTGAGACCGCGGAGGGAGAGAaaggttttatgtttttctgtCCGGAAACAGAAACcggttttttgtttgtttaatttcgCAAACCGAGACGGCCGGTTGATATCAAAAGCTGTTCTGTCCCGTTGTGACCGCGGTTCAATTTGCTTAGGTGGCTTTGAAGCTGTGTACGTGGTAACATGTGTGCTACTAGAAAGGTCGCATGTTACAAGAACACTAATCTACACTAAATAAATCGAAGGGGCTGTTTGAATTCGAAATACAGCAAGTTGAAGATAAATACTTTAACTACTAGAATGATTGATTACTTTCACTCGTAATCTAAATCTTTTATTTTCGTAATGTAAAGTTTTGAAACACATTAATGCATAAATGAATTTTATTGTGAGTACATGCAAAGATAAGAGTAAATGAGAGCATTGATCCCTTGCAACACAATAGAAGGTTTGGTTCATGAAATTAACAGTTCTTTAAAGTTGGTATATGAGTTACCGACTACTATTACATTTTAGAGATATTTTTGTTCATTTGTAACTGAAAAATTTTAGGCATGGATGACGAAAACGTTATATATTTGTTGAGTTCAATGCCTAATTAATGATGACACATTGTGTGGCTTATCTCAATCTTCTCTTCCCTTAGAGTAGAACATCCTCTACCCCGCTAAGGTAGAATATCATTGAACGtgcttaattttaaaaattttatgtACAAGTTGGCAATAAAACTGATGTTCCGCATTTTGtcaagagaattgttattagcactccaaaattaGCATAATACACTCCTCctaagtgtaattttttttactaattataaaaagtttggagtgaAAAATGAGATCTTtagaatgccaataacaattctcttatCAAATTTAGATATCAATTTCATTGGACTTCTAattcaaataccaaaacaaCAATATCATCACAATTCAAGACCAATgctccatttttcttttataaaagtGAAGAGTTTCAATATTAATGCATTAAGTCTCATTCTCATGGTTGTTGAACTTCTAgaattttggttttttctttGTGGAAATTCAGGGTGAAACGAAAGGGATATGTGAGGAAAAAGCTTCGAAGGAGATAGTTGAATTGATGGTGATTGGGAGAAGTAATGCTGCATTAGTGTAATAGTATTAGTAGATTTGGCCAAACCTTTTCATTTCAAGTTTCAT
Protein-coding regions in this window:
- the LOC126589048 gene encoding pleckstrin homology domain-containing protein 1-like translates to MEGLWRAATGQEPSPEDYTGIEFWSNPERATWLTKQGDYIKTWRRRWFVLKQGKLFWFKDSYVTRSSTPRGVIPVGTCLTVKGAEDVVHKPCAFELSTTNHDTMYFIADSEKEKEEWINSIGRSIVQHSRSLADSEVVDYDSSRQ